Proteins from a single region of Pseudomonas fulva:
- the plsB gene encoding glycerol-3-phosphate 1-O-acyltransferase PlsB, whose translation MTRSPLRRLAFGTLRRLLYLWVRSETINQSAFTLKLDRSKPVFYVLQQPSVSDLAVLDHECTKANLPRPVLPVAVGDLIEPAAFFYLTPEPDWLGRQDKRGISPTLQRMVAALSEQAAEQAQIIPVSVFWGQSPNRETSPWKLLFADSWAVTGRLRRLVSILILGRTTRVQFSTPIQLRELIEQNKGQERTLRMVHRILRVHFRNQKAAVIGPDVSHRRNLVKGLVHGPQVRQAIAEEAARDNIAVEKAEALALRYGNEIASDYTYTAIRFLELILSWFWNKIYDGIKVNHIEGVQDIAQGHEVIYVPCHRSHIDYLLLSYLLFRNGLTPPHIAAGINLNMPIIGGLLRRGGAFFMRRSFKGNPLYTAVFNEYLHTLIRKGYPVEYFVEGGRSRTGRMLRPKTGMLAITLRSYLQSHRLPVVFVPVYIGYERVLEGRTYLGELRGASKKKESIFDIFKVIGALKQRFGHVWVNFGEPIKLDAFLDAQQPDWRAQNLGPDYRPAWLNDTTNRLGERVAQRLNEAAAINPVNLVALALLSTSKLALDERGLVRILDLYQSLLRRVPYSPHTTMPEGDGLALIEHVRSMELLSEQKDALGRILYLDEQNAVLMTYYRNNVLHIFALPGLIASFFQSSGRMSREQILRFVHALYPYLQAELYIRWADEDLDEVVEQWLDAFVEQGLLRQENDLYVRPAPSSRNFVLLTLLSRAIAQTLQRFYMASALLLNAGQNAISAEELEELCTVMAQRLSILHGLNAPEFFDKSLFRHFIQTLLDQGVLRQDEAGKLSHPPAFAELAEGAAKRVLPAEIRLSIRQVTMARSEELLDGL comes from the coding sequence CTTCGGTACCCTGCGCCGCCTGCTGTACCTGTGGGTGCGCTCGGAAACCATCAACCAGTCGGCCTTCACCCTCAAGCTCGACCGCAGCAAGCCGGTGTTCTACGTGCTGCAGCAGCCTTCGGTAAGCGACCTGGCGGTGCTCGACCACGAATGCACTAAGGCCAACCTGCCGCGCCCGGTGCTGCCCGTGGCGGTGGGCGACCTGATCGAGCCGGCGGCGTTCTTCTACCTGACGCCGGAGCCCGACTGGCTCGGCCGCCAGGACAAGCGCGGCATTTCGCCGACCCTGCAGCGCATGGTCGCCGCCCTCAGCGAACAGGCCGCCGAGCAGGCGCAGATCATTCCGGTCAGCGTGTTCTGGGGGCAGTCGCCGAATCGGGAAACCAGTCCCTGGAAGCTGCTGTTCGCCGACAGCTGGGCGGTCACCGGCCGCCTGCGCCGGCTGGTGAGCATCCTGATCCTGGGCCGCACCACCCGCGTGCAGTTCTCCACGCCGATCCAGCTGCGCGAGCTGATCGAGCAGAACAAGGGCCAGGAGCGCACCCTGCGCATGGTGCATCGCATCCTGCGGGTGCACTTTCGCAACCAGAAGGCGGCGGTCATCGGCCCGGACGTGTCGCACCGTCGCAACCTGGTCAAGGGCCTGGTGCACGGCCCCCAGGTGCGCCAGGCGATCGCCGAGGAAGCCGCGCGTGACAACATCGCCGTCGAGAAGGCCGAGGCCCTGGCCCTGCGCTACGGCAACGAGATCGCCTCGGACTACACCTACACGGCGATCCGCTTTCTCGAGCTGATCCTGTCGTGGTTCTGGAACAAGATCTACGACGGCATCAAGGTCAACCATATCGAAGGCGTGCAGGACATCGCCCAGGGCCACGAGGTGATCTACGTGCCCTGCCACCGCAGCCACATCGACTACCTGCTGCTCTCCTACCTGCTGTTCCGCAATGGCCTGACGCCGCCGCACATCGCCGCCGGCATCAACCTCAACATGCCGATCATCGGCGGCCTGCTGCGCCGCGGCGGCGCCTTCTTCATGCGCCGCAGCTTCAAGGGCAACCCGCTGTACACCGCGGTGTTCAATGAATACCTGCACACCCTGATCCGCAAGGGCTACCCGGTGGAGTACTTCGTCGAAGGCGGCCGCTCGCGCACCGGACGCATGCTCAGGCCGAAGACCGGCATGCTCGCCATCACCCTGCGCAGCTACCTGCAGAGCCACCGCCTGCCGGTGGTGTTCGTGCCGGTGTACATCGGCTACGAGCGCGTGCTGGAGGGCCGTACCTACCTGGGCGAGCTGCGCGGGGCGAGCAAGAAGAAGGAGTCGATCTTCGACATCTTCAAGGTCATCGGCGCGCTCAAGCAGCGCTTCGGCCATGTGTGGGTCAACTTCGGCGAGCCGATCAAGCTGGATGCCTTTCTCGATGCCCAGCAGCCCGACTGGCGCGCCCAGAACCTGGGCCCGGATTACCGCCCGGCGTGGCTCAACGACACCACCAACCGGCTCGGCGAGCGGGTGGCCCAGCGCCTCAACGAGGCGGCGGCGATCAACCCGGTCAACCTGGTGGCCCTGGCACTGCTGTCCACCAGCAAGCTGGCGCTGGACGAGCGCGGCCTGGTGCGCATCCTCGACCTCTACCAGAGCCTGCTGCGCCGGGTGCCCTACTCGCCGCACACCACGATGCCGGAGGGCGATGGCCTGGCGCTGATCGAGCACGTGCGCAGCATGGAACTGCTGTCCGAGCAGAAGGACGCGCTGGGGCGCATCCTCTACCTGGACGAACAGAACGCGGTGCTGATGACCTACTACCGCAACAACGTGCTGCACATCTTCGCCCTGCCGGGCCTGATCGCCAGCTTCTTCCAGAGCAGCGGGCGGATGAGCCGCGAGCAGATCCTGCGTTTCGTCCACGCGCTGTATCCGTACCTGCAGGCCGAGCTGTACATCCGCTGGGCCGACGAGGACCTCGACGAGGTGGTCGAGCAGTGGCTCGACGCCTTCGTCGAGCAGGGCCTGCTCAGGCAGGAGAACGACCTCTACGTGCGCCCGGCGCCCAGCTCGCGCAACTTCGTGCTGCTGACCCTGCTTTCACGGGCCATCGCCCAGACCCTGCAGCGCTTCTACATGGCCAGCGCGCTGCTGCTCAACGCCGGGCAGAACGCGATCAGCGCCGAAGAGCTGGAAGAGCTGTGCACGGTCATGGCCCAGCGCCTGTCGATCCTACACGGGCTCAACGCGCCGGAGTTCTTCGACAAGAGCCTGTTCCGCCATTTCATCCAGACGTTGCTCGACCAGGGCGTGCTGCGCCAGGACGAAGCCGGCAAGCTCAGCCATCCGCCAGCCTTCGCCGAACTGGCCGAGGGCGCCGCCAAGCGCGTACTGCCGGCCGAGATT